TATCTCGTGAAAAAGGTTGTTGTCGATCACGTGTTGAGCGGCATTTACATACATATCATATAGCTCGTTTGCTGCTTCGTAGTAAGCATCCGCTTCACTTGCTTTTACCTGTACGATCTCATCTGCGATATATGAGCTGTTATCGTTATCTGTATGCCACGCAAAGCCGATCTTCTCCATAAATTCGTTGTTTAACGGAGTGATTTTTCTTAAATTTATCATTTTCAGCCTCCAAAGCTTGATGAGCTAGAGCTTGACTTTGAGCCACCACCGAAAAATCCACTCTTGCCGCCACTGCTTCTTGCAGCAGAATTTGCCGCCTTTTGCTTGTTAAAGCTATCAACGCTTCTTGTGTATGCGCTTGGATTTTTGTAAGAATTTTGACGAGTAGCTTGGAAATTTTGATTTCCAAAAAGCTTGCTACCTATCCAGCTACCAAGTATCGCGCCAGCAGCTGAGGCAAGTATCGTCTCACCAAGACTTAGCCCACCGCTACTTAGCTGTGCGTCACTCGTTTTTGTTAAATTTGAAGTGCCATTGTCGATATTTGCGTTTGCTTGAGCTAGGAGCTTATCGATCTCGTCTTTGCTTAGCACACGCTCAGTACCGTTTATATCTTTTAGCACAACTCTAGTTTCAGTACTTGGATACTCTTCTAAAATTTTATAAACTCCAGGCGCGCTCTCTTCGATAATGACAAAGGCGCCATTTTTTTGTGCAACTTCATTTAGTGCGTTTTCATCACCGCCATTGTTATTGCCACAACCAGCAAGGCCAGCCATAACGATCGCACCAAATCCGCCTACCGCAGCATAAGTAGCTATTTTTTTAATGTGTTTCATATCTCTCCTATCAACTCTTTTAAATTTTTATGTCTTCTAACAAGTATCACACCTCGTTTAAATTTTATAAATTTTGAGTGGTGTATCGCTTTTATTATCTTTTCACTGGCTTTTTTCGTTGCCTTTGGCTTTAGATTTAGCTCCTTTAAAAATTCACTTAAATTTATCCATTTTGACTCATTTTCTATCTCGGCCTCTATCGCTTCGTTATTTGGCATATCGTCATTTTTTTGTGCTAAAAGCGGCCTTTGCATGGTATTTAGAAACTGCATGAGCTTTTCATCTCTATCTTTATAAATTTGCAAAATTTCATTTTTTCGCTCGATTAGCATCTGCTCCTTTTCTTTAAAAAGCCTATCTTTATCAGCCTGTAAG
The Campylobacter concisus genome window above contains:
- a CDS encoding UPF0323 family lipoprotein, producing MKHIKKIATYAAVGGFGAIVMAGLAGCGNNNGGDENALNEVAQKNGAFVIIEESAPGVYKILEEYPSTETRVVLKDINGTERVLSKDEIDKLLAQANANIDNGTSNLTKTSDAQLSSGGLSLGETILASAAGAILGSWIGSKLFGNQNFQATRQNSYKNPSAYTRSVDSFNKQKAANSAARSSGGKSGFFGGGSKSSSSSSSFGG
- a CDS encoding DNA-binding protein: MQKLAINEAAEILGITKEAVYNRIRRGSINTVIENGIKFVILDEKPSSEKATKSTPKSTKTKSQNDEFVNYLLNELSELKSLNLNLQADKDRLFKEKEQMLIERKNEILQIYKDRDEKLMQFLNTMQRPLLAQKNDDMPNNEAIEAEIENESKWINLSEFLKELNLKPKATKKASEKIIKAIHHSKFIKFKRGVILVRRHKNLKELIGEI